One window of the bacterium genome contains the following:
- a CDS encoding tetratricopeptide repeat protein has translation EEGDYQKASELYKQYTDKNPKKPEPFNRLGLSYDAEMEYDSAAKAFTKAIELDPRNAAYYYNRASTYIHLRAYDQARLDLEQSVRLDSTKADYLNALGNIYFNKENYLQAKTIYEKVLKLDSLDSAVFLNLALCAEKEGKTQEALNYYDKALAIDSSSALAYNNRGYLYAESGRLEDAISDYTRAIELKPGYALAYNNRGTAYYKMNDLIRAESDYTKALLIDPKLVRTYLNRGRVYYDQKEYTSALGDYEKALALEPENKLAKDRIVEVRFERGKERLASGDMTGARSDFEEVIKLDPDGPFASSVKTYLENIQSTNP, from the coding sequence GAAGAAGGGGATTACCAAAAAGCTTCTGAGCTTTACAAACAGTATACGGACAAGAATCCGAAGAAGCCGGAACCCTTTAATCGACTCGGGCTGTCGTACGATGCCGAAATGGAATATGATTCTGCCGCAAAAGCTTTTACAAAAGCAATAGAACTTGATCCAAGAAATGCTGCCTATTACTACAACAGGGCAAGCACTTACATTCACTTGAGGGCTTATGATCAGGCAAGACTTGATCTTGAGCAGTCGGTAAGGCTGGATTCAACTAAGGCGGATTATTTAAATGCGCTCGGGAATATATACTTCAATAAAGAGAACTATCTCCAGGCAAAAACCATTTACGAAAAAGTTCTGAAGCTTGATTCGCTTGATTCGGCTGTCTTTCTGAATCTGGCTCTATGTGCGGAGAAGGAGGGTAAAACCCAGGAAGCCTTGAATTATTACGATAAGGCTCTTGCTATAGACTCCTCGTCTGCGCTTGCATACAACAACAGAGGATATCTTTACGCCGAATCGGGCAGGCTAGAGGATGCAATATCCGATTACACGCGGGCAATAGAATTAAAACCGGGGTATGCACTTGCTTACAATAACAGAGGGACGGCTTATTACAAAATGAATGACTTAATTAGGGCTGAATCCGACTACACTAAAGCGCTTCTCATAGATCCTAAACTCGTTCGCACTTATCTAAACCGAGGCAGGGTGTACTATGACCAAAAGGAATACACTTCTGCTCTTGGGGACTATGAAAAAGCGCTGGCGCTAGAGCCGGAAAACAAACTGGCAAAGGATAGAATAGTGGAAGTAAGATTCGAACGCGGCAAGGAGCGTCTTGCATCAGGTGACATGACAGGGGCAAGAAGCGATTTCGAGGAGGTAATAAAGCTTGACCCGGATGGACCTTTCGCTTCGTCCGTGAAGACTTATCTTGAAAACATTCAATCAACAAATCCCTAG